The genomic window CTTGGTTCAACCCAGGCTACGCTGCAGCCCAATTCTCAAATTGTAATCCACTTACACGGCTGAATCCTCTTGTATTGTTCGTTACAAGCACCAGGTCCCTGCTGACGGCATGTGCAGCTATTAATAGATCGTTACCGCCGATAATCATCCCTCTTTTTTCAAGATCTGAACGGATATTTCCATAGTGAATGGCGGCATCCTTATCAAAAGGAATCACTTCAATAATTTCACTCAAAGCTTCCAAACGTCGTATATTATCTTCCACATAGTTACTTTTTTTTGCACCATTCATCAACTCTGCAAAT from uncultured Desulfobacter sp. includes these protein-coding regions:
- a CDS encoding type II toxin-antitoxin system VapC family toxin — protein: MYMLDTDICIYTIKRKPAQVLKHLQSLQAGMVLMSSITFAELMNGAKKSNYVEDNIRRLEALSEIIEVIPFDKDAAIHYGNIRSDLEKRGMIIGGNDLLIAAHAVSRDLVLVTNNTRGFSRVSGLQFENWAAA